The DNA sequence GACTTCCGAGCGGACTTCGTTAGCCATGCCCGCGTGATAGGCGCGCGCCTCGATGCCGTTTTCGGCCAGATACGCGGCCACGCCTTCCGCCGTGTGCTGCAAGGTGACGTACACGATGGCCGGGCCTTTGGGGCGCGAGCGCAGCCGCTCCAGCAACAGGGCCTTCTTGCCGCCGGGCTTGGCAGGCGAGGCGTGCAACTCCAGGTTGGGGCGGTAGAAGCCGGTGTGGACGATGTCTCCGGCGTTGATGTCGAAGGCCCGGGCGATGTCGGCGGCGGTCTCGCGGTCTGCGGTGGCGGTCAGGGCCAGCACGCGCGGGATGTTCAGCTCCTTGGCCGCACGGGCGATCTTCAGGTATTCCGGGCGGAAGTTGTGGCCCCACTGGCTTATGCAGTGGGCCTCGTCCACGGCCAGCAGCGACACGTCCGCGCGCCGGATGGTCTGGAGGAAGCGCTCGTTGGCCAGCCGTTCCGGCGAGATGTACAGGAGCTTCAGCTGGCCGTCCCTGAGCCTGCCCAGCACGTCGCGCGACTGCTGCGCGTCCAGGCTCGAGTCATAACGTTCGGCGGCGATGCCGCGCGCCTTCAGGAAGTCGATCTGGTCCTTCATCAGGGCGATAAGCGGCGAGATGACCAGTGTCACGCCGGGCAGGGCCAGCGCGGGCAGCTGGTAGCACAGGCTCTTGCCGCCGCCCGTGGGGAAGATGGCCAGGACGCTTTTGCCGTTAAGCAGGCGGGTGATGGCCTCGGTCTGGCCGGGGCGCAGGGAATCGAAGCCGAAGGTGTCTCGCAGCAGGCCGGTTACGACAGGAGGGACTTGCATGGGGACTCGTTTGTGACTGGTTGTGAACAGGCGTTGCCGGGACTCCGTCCCGGACCCTGCCAGGGCTCTGCCCTGGACCCGCAAGGGCTCCGCCCTTGACCCGCCAGGGGGATGATCCCCCTGGACCCTCAGTGAGCTTCGCGTCTGGTGGTTGCGGGTTGCGTCGTTGGCAGGGTGCTGTCCCGTTCGTGTCCTGGCAAGGCGGGTGCCGATGGCTGTTCCGTTCACGTCCTGGTCGGCGGGCTAGAACCGATTTGAAGACGATTCGTCGCCCGCCGACCAGGACGCGACCGTTACAGCCATCGGCACCCGCCTGAAGATCACGTAACTTGCCCCGAAAGAGTGCCAAAGGGCTCCCAGCAACCAGCCTCGCCTGAACGCCATATTGCCGCGCTGGAATGCGAAGCTCATTGAAAGTTTTTGAAGGAGAGTCCAGAGAGGAAACTTTTTCCAAAAAGTTTCCTCTTTGGCCGCCGGAGGCATCTTCTCTTGCTCTTACTCTTCGCTCTTCACGTCGCTAAGCGCCATCCCCAGCGCCTTTTCGATGCGCGCCCGCACGGCCTTGGCGCGGTTCTCGCCGTTGGTCAGGCTCTCCAGGCGCTCCGGGTTGTCTTTCCAGGTGTCGCGCCAGATGCCATAACGCTCTTCGATGCTGACGCGGTTGACGCGCCGATAGCTCTTGTCGGCCATGTAGACCACCTCGGCCTCGGAGAGGGGCTCGTCGGGAGAGGGGGTGCGTCCTCCCAGGCGGGTGTGGACCTCAACGATGGCGGCGACCTCGGGATAGCCCAGCGAGCGCAGGAGTTCGCCGCCTGCGCGGTCGTGGTCGGGCTGGCCCTTGCAGATGTCGTGCAGGATCGCGGCTGCCTCGATCAGGGGCAGGTTCAGGGAAATACCCTTGGCGATCAGCATCTGGCCCAGGGTGACGGCAAGCCCGGCGACCTTGAGCGAATGGGCGAGCCTGGCGGGCTTGTCGCCCAGATGCTTTTCAAGGGTGGCGACGGCATCGGCTCTGGTGGGTGTGCTCATATACATAAGGTGGTGTAGTGGCTGGAGGTTTCTTACAGCGCCGCCCCGTGGGGGCGGGGCGGCGGTGATTGATCTTTGAGGATGCCGGTCCGTCCGGCAATCAGGAACATACTACACCAGGAGCGCCTTGGCAAAGTCTTCGCCGGAGAAGGGGCGCATGTCTTCCATCTTTTCGCCAAGGCCCACGAAGGTGATGGGGATGGCGTGCTCCAGCGCGATGCCCACCACCACGCCGCCCTTGGCCGTGCCGTCGAGCTTGGTGAGCACGATCTCGTCCACGCCAACGGCCTCGTTGAAGAGCTTGGTCTGGGAGAGGGCGTTCTGGCCGGTGGTGGCGTCCACCACCAGGATGGTGCGGTGAGGCGCTCCGGCGTGCTTCTTGCCGAGCACGCGCTCGATCTTCTTGAGCTCTTCCATGAGGTTGATCTTGGTGTGCAGACGCCCGGCGGTGTCCAGGAGCATCAAGTCGTAGCCTTCGGCCAGGCAGCGTTCCATGGCCTCGAAGGCCACGGCGGCGGGGTCGGCGCCCTCGCCTTTGGAGAAGAAGCCTGCGCCCACGCGGTCAGCCCAGATCTGGAGCTGCTCGATGGCTGCGGCGCGGAAGG is a window from the Fundidesulfovibrio putealis DSM 16056 genome containing:
- a CDS encoding HD domain-containing protein, which translates into the protein MSTPTRADAVATLEKHLGDKPARLAHSLKVAGLAVTLGQMLIAKGISLNLPLIEAAAILHDICKGQPDHDRAGGELLRSLGYPEVAAIVEVHTRLGGRTPSPDEPLSEAEVVYMADKSYRRVNRVSIEERYGIWRDTWKDNPERLESLTNGENRAKAVRARIEKALGMALSDVKSEE